A DNA window from Helianthus annuus cultivar XRQ/B chromosome 15, HanXRQr2.0-SUNRISE, whole genome shotgun sequence contains the following coding sequences:
- the LOC110913752 gene encoding uncharacterized protein LOC110913752: MSKRGVEIGKNLVCKVGAGDKTMFWIDVWSGEIPFRERFPLLYDLAKNKRAKVVDHYKRLNDGILWEWAWLRVPNTEAENHQAEGLLAVLNVTTVSAGSDNWIWKGKENEEFAVKSIRNTLSRNLNLNEPTDNYFWNNWAAKKCSTFAWRALKGRIPTATQLRQRGVPIPSDRCRLCDQEEEMPNHALVKCREANGVWEQIGCWVKAETITQQETLGEMFDALEDYNWPKKKKKMVHAILLLTTWVIWKNRNEKIFRGKSGEIFKMVEEIKEESFQWMKHKSKLLAVNLLV, encoded by the exons ATGTCAAAAAGGGGCGTAGAGATCGGAAAAAATCTGGTTTGTAAAGTAGGAGCCGGCGATAAAACGATGTTTTGGATAGATGTGTGGAGTGGGGAGATTCCGTTTCGCGAAAGGTTTCCATTGCTTTATGATCTTGCAAAAAACAAAAGAGCTAAAGTAGTAGATCACTATAAGCGATTAAATGATGGCATCTTATGGGAGTGGGCATGGTTGAGGGTTCCGAATACAGAAGCTGAAAATCATCAAGCTGAAGGACTATTAGCAGTTTTGAACGTAACAACAGTATCGGCAGGGAGTGACAATTGGATCTGGAAAGGTAAAGAAAATGAAGAGTTTGCGGTAAAAAGTATAAGGAATACATTATCAAGGAATCTAAACTTAAATGAACCAACGGACAACTATTTTTGGAATAACTGGGCCGCTAAAAAATGTAGTACGTTCGCCTGGAGAGCGTTAAAAGGAAGAATACCGACGGCGACACAACTTAGACAAAGAGGAGTGCCGATTCCTTCGGATAGATGCAGACTTTGTGATCAGGAGGAAGAAATGCCAAATCATGCTCTTGTAAAATGTAGAGAAGCAAATGGAGTATGGGAACAAATCGGCTGTTGGGTCAAGGCAGAAACAATTACACAACAGGAAACTCTTGGTGAGATGTTTGATGCACTAGAAGACTACAACTGGCCTAAGAAAAAAAAGAAGATGGTGCATGCAATTTTACTGTTGACAACTTGGGTTATATGGAAGAATCGAAATGAAAAGATATTTAGAGGAAAAAGTGGAGAAATATTTAAGATGGTTGAAGAAATAAAAGAGGAATCGTTCCAATGGATGAAGCATAAATCAAAG CTTCTTGCTGTGAACCTTTTGGTTTGA
- the LOC110913755 gene encoding uncharacterized protein LOC110913755 has product METLPGNRFSKKSSPLLFDSEIEKTARQNRVLLRSAVKAKAQSSTVAQDLEQAANELIQFVDGVPQVVQGAPIQGVEGHCRPVVVPNSSAIVTPVGNNNRPFEVRPQYLSHLPEFHGKRTEEPYLHIASFDSICQTIGVSGFTKDEVKLMLFQFTLKDKARQWFATLPPGSIYTWQEMQLVFLEEYYTMNRTSEARDAIRAFQQHSGEAFHEAFTRFKELLSKCPHHSIQTWELIKAFYDGLLPDDVRDLIAISNGTFLTNTEAADWAYLERQSATSKRQAQSSRRARSASARSVDYEAEERVEKLKQLNLLLERQVAQMKLGKGTEVRAANAFAVCTDCGELGHQVGECLARMGPNEEVNQVFGERKQYDMKSNTYHPGLRNHPNFNYGNFANQMNPNFQVPMQGGQQYQSRQGNYSQGNYQNQGPYNPGIQQGNSSSASGGTSDDKLDAIMKFMKDVQKENEVRDKTSEAMQKQLGQLAEDLAQLRRDPGKLPSTTTVNPAHQSSSLKNVRNVHINAVSIIQNSETGSVTTTPPSQLVEEVVEDVGDVSDSQHDRDPPRDERWESFIQAKINLPLLDAIKESPDQIECLKELSTQKRLHKFPKKLDLTANVNAVLLGTLPPKLQDPGAPIISVQVGEFKIERALLDLGACVSILPGSLYDQYDFGPLQKVNTIVVLADQTPMCPRGIIKDVIVKVEECYYPVDFLVLDCATSSKNTHPPVILGRPFLATAHAIISCVDGTVSMKFGDRELRLNVFSDATNPPISGEHSKFENGDENVSPAKEIQTKQECLLVDRFEVAGSEAVKKKESVAYEEFKTDKGKPRERKKEKKPPECDNAKRRLKLFGPMWKTVDDLPEHWRSTYVEATGRKHPTRPP; this is encoded by the exons aTGGAGACGTTGCCGGGGAATCG GTTTTCCAAGAAATCATCACCGCTTTTGTTTGATTCAGAGATAGAAAAGACTGCTCGACAGAATCGCGTTCTTCTACGTTCAGCAGTGAAAGCTAAAGCTCAGTCGTCAACAGTTGCTCAAGACCTTGAACAAGCAGCTAACGAGTTG ATACAGTTTGTGGATGGTGTCCCACAAGTCGTTCAAGGGGCACCCATTCAAGGCGTTGAAGGTCACTGTCGACCAGTTGTAGTACCGAACTCGTCAGCTATAGTTACACCAGTGGGAAATAATAACCGACCTTTTGAGGTAAGGCCTCAATACTTAAGCCATTTGCCCGAGTTTCATGGAAAAAGGACCGAAGAACCATACTTGCACATTGCAAGTTTTGATTCAATTTGCCAAACAATTGGGGTTTCGGGGTTTACAAAGGATGAAGTTAAGTTGATGTTGTTTCAGTTCACCTTGAAAGACAAAGCTCGACAATGGTTCGCGACATTACCTCCAGGTAGTATATACACTTGGCAAGAGATGCAGCTGGTGTTTTTGGAGGAATACTACACCATGAATAGAACCAGTGAAGCTCGGGATGCAATCAGAGCATTCCAGCAACATTCAGGGGAAGCGTTCCATGAGGCGTTCACAAGGTTTAAGGAGTTGCTTAGTAAATGCCCCCATCATAGCATTCAGACATGGGAATTGATTAAAGCGTTCTACGATGGGCTACTTCCTGATGATGTAAGAGATCTCATAGCCATCAgcaatggtacgtttctcacaAATACAGAAGCTGCGGATTGGGCATATTTGGAGAGACAGAGTGCTACTTCTAAGAGACAGGCACAGTCTAGCAGGAGAGCAAGATCAGCATCAGCGAGATCAGTTGATTATGAAGCTGAAGAACGGGTTGAGAAATTAAAACAACTGAATTTGCTATTAGAGCGACAGGTAGCTCAGATGAAGTTGGGAAAGGGAACTGAAGTTAGGGCAGCTAATGCATTCGCCGTATGTACAGATTGTGGTGAGTTAGGACACCAGGTTGGAGAGTGTCTCGCAAGGATGGGTCCGAATGAAGAAGTGAACCAAGTATTCGGTGAACGAAAGCAGTATGATATGAAATCGAATACATATCATCCAGGTTTGCGAAACCACCCCAATTTTAATTACGGTAATTTTGCTAATCAAatgaaccctaattttcaggtacCTATGCAAGGAGGCCAGCAGTATCAGAGTCGTCAAGGTAATTACTCGCAAGGTAATTACCAAAATCAGGGCCCATATAATCCGGGTATTCAGCAAGGGAACTCCTCAAGTGCTAGTGGTGGAACGAGTGATGACAAATTGGATGCTATTATGAAGTTCATGAAGGACGTCCAGAAAGAGAATGAAGTTCGGGACAAAACGTCTGAAGCAATGCAGAAGCAATTGGGGCAGCTAGCAGAAGATCTAGCTCAGCTGAGAAGAGATCCAGGTAAGTTGCCAAGCACTACCACAGTCAACCCAGCACATCAGTCATCTAGCTTGAAAAATGTAAGAAATGTGCACATCAACGCGGTAAGTATTATTCAGAATTCTGAAACTGGTAGTGTCACAACTACTCCACCATCACAATtagttgaggaggtggtggaagatGTTGGTGATGTATCGGACTCTCAACATGATCGGGACCCACCAAGGGATGAAAGGTGGGAAAGTTTTATACAAGCTAAAATTAATCTACCCTTACTCGATGCGATTAAAGAGAGTCCCGATCAGATTGAGTGCCTGAAAGAGTTAAGTACCCAAAAACGACTTCACAAGTTTCCTAAAAAACTTGATTTAACTGCAAATGTGAATGCCGTTTTGTTGGGTACCCTTCCCCCGAAACTCCAAGATCCAGGAGCACCCATTATTTCAGTACAAGTGGGTGAATTTAAAATAGAAAgggcacttttggatcttggAGCGTGTGTTAGCATTCTACCAGGGAGtctgtatgaccaatatgattttggtccgctaCAAAAAGTCAACACCATTGTGGTGTTGGCTGATCAGACTCCCATGTGTCCGAGGGGGATTATAAAAGATGTAATTGTGAAGGTAGAAGAGTGTTACTATCCAGTTGACTTCTTAGTGCTTGATTGTGCCACAAGTTCAAAGAACACGCACCCTCCAGTCATTCTGGGCAGACCGTTCTTAGCGACTGCTCATGCGATTATCAGTTGTGTTGATGGAACGGTAAGTATGAAGTTTGGTGACCGTGAATTACGGTTAAATGTGTTTTCAGATGCGACTAATCCTCCCATTTCAGGTGAACACTCAAAATTTGAAAATGGTGATGAAAATGTCTCTCCTGCAAAGGAGATTCAAACCAAACAGGAGTGTTTATTGGTTGACAGGTTTGAAGTGGCAGGAAGCGAAGCAGTAAAGAAAAAGGAAAGTGTGGCGTATGAGGAGTTTAAAACGGACAAAGGGAAGCCACGAGAGAGGAAGAAGGAAAAGAAACCGCCTGAATGTGATAATGCAAAGCGGAGGTTAAAGTTATTCGGTCCAATGTGGAAGACAGTGGACGACTTACCAGAGCATTGGCGGAGTACATACGTAGAGGCCACGGGACGCAAACATCCCACTCGACCACCATAA